In Planctomycetota bacterium, the genomic window CAGCTCCGGCCGGCCGGCCCCTGAAGCCGATGGTTGATTCGATGGAGGCATTCCCGCATGGCGCGATTGGCTTTGGCGCTGGTATTGGCGCAGCTGGCGATGAACAGCATGGTGTTGCCGGTGCGCGCTGAGACACCCCAGCAGCATGCGACGCGCATGGCCTGGTGGCGCGAGGCGCGCTTCGGCATGTTCGTGCATTGGGGTGTCTACGCCGTCCCCGCCGGCGAATACGACGGCAGGGAAGTGAAGGGCCCCAGCGAATGGCTCATGAACAACGCGCCCGTGCCGGTCGGCGAATACGTCAAGTACGCCAGCCGGTTCAATCCGGCGAAGTACGATCCCGCCGCATGGGTCGCCGCGGCGAAGGCGGCGGGCATGAAGTACATCGTCATCACGTCCAAGCATCACGATGGCTTTTGCCTCTGGGACTCGAAGGTGACCGACTACGACGTGGTGGACGCGACGCCGTACGGCAAGGACCTGCTCGCGCCGCTCGCCGCCGAGTGCCGCAAGCAGGGGCTGCACTTCGGCGTGTACTACTCGATCATGGACTGGCATCACCCATCGCAGGAACCCGGCGGCAAAAACGGCCAGTACAGCCCGACGAAAATGAAGGACGGCAAAAAGCCCGAGTATGTCGCTTACATGAAAGCGCAGCTCAAGGAGCTGACCGACGAGCTGAGCCCTGAAGTTTTCTGGTTCGACGGCGAATGGCCGGACTGGTGGACCGAAGCGGACGGGCGCGATTTGTACGATTACCTGTTGTCGCTCAATCCGAATGTCATCGTCAACAATCGCGTCGGCAAGGGCCGCAAGGGCATGGAAGGTTTGAGCAAGAGCGATCAGCAGTACGCCGGCGACTTCGGCACGCCGGAGCAGCGGATTCCGCCGCAGGGTTTGCCCGGCGTGGATTGGGAATCGTGCATGACGATGAACAATTCGTGGGGCTACAAGAAGACGGACCATCAGTTCAAATCCGCCCCCGACCTGATCCGCAACCTCATCGACATCGCCTCCAAAGGCGGCAACTACCTGCTCAACGTCGGACCCACGGCCGAGGGTGAAATCCCCGCCGAAAGTCTCGATCGTCTCGCGGCGATCGGACAATGGATGACGATCAATGGTGATGCGATTCACGGCTCGACCGCCAGTCCGTTCCCCGCGATCCCGGCATGGGGTCGCGTCACGACGGGGGATCACAAACTCTACCTTTGCGTTTTCGACTGGCCCAAGGATCACCAGCTCGTCGTGCCGCGCCTGCACAATCAGGTTCCGGGGCAGTATCTCATCAGTAATCCAACCGGCAAAATCAAGCTTCAGCCGAACATCGATTCGTGGACCATCCTCCTGCCCGACGCGGCGCCGGATGCGACGGCGAGCGTGGTCGTGATGGAGATCGAAGGGAACACGGCGCCTGTGACCGACGAGCCGTTCGTCGTCGAGCAGGGGACCGATGGTTCAATCACGCTCGCCGCTCACAACGCCACGACGCACGGCAAACTTGTCCGCTACGAACCACAACCCTACAAAAACACCGTCGGTTACTGGGCGAATCCCGATGACTGGTACGACTGGCAATTCACCGTGACGAAGCCCGGCTCGTTCCAGGTCGTCATTCAACAGGGATGCGGCAAAGGCAACGGCGGCAGCGACGTGTCCGTCACCGTCGACGATCAGGCGATTCAGTTCACCGTGCAGGACACCGGCGGATTTCAGAACTTCATCGACCGCGGCATCGGCATCGTCACCCTCGACAAACCCGGCCCGCACACGCTCGCCATCCACTGCCTCAAAAAAGCCAGGTCCGCCGTCATGGACTGCCGCCAGGTCCTGCTCATCCCAACGAAGTGACCGCGCCTACTTCGTGTAACCGGCCGTCCCGTCGGCCTGAACTTTCCAATGCCAGCGGTCGATGTAGACCTGCGCCGGTTTGAAGTCGTCATGCGTCTCCGCCAGCCGGCGCGTCAGCAGGGCGTCGAGCTTCGTCTTCAGATCGTTCGCCGCCGGGTCGTCGATGAGATTGCGAAGCTGGTACGGGTCCGTCTGATTGTCGTACAGAAGCCACGGCCCGTTCAGATCGCGGGCATAGGTGTAACGCTCGGTCCGCACGCCGCGGAATTCCTTGCCGCCGCGCGCCCGCGTCCATTCGCCGAACGGCGCGGGGCACGTGATCAGCGCCGCATTGTCCTTGTTCGGATTGTCGCCGCCTTTCATGTACCCGCTGTAATCGAGCCCTTCGACCGTGTCGGGAATCGGCACGCCCGCCAGCCCCAGCAGCGTCGGCATGATGTCCTCCGAATTCATCGGCGTGTCGATTCGTTTGCCGTCCTCACCGAGTCCCGCCGGGTAATGCCAGAGCATCGGCGTGCGGATCGATTCGTCCCACGGTTTCTGCTTTCGGATCATGCCCTGCGACCCGAGCATGGCGCCGTGATCGGAGGTGAACACCACGATCGTGTCGCGCTCGATACCCGTCTCGCGCAGCGTGTCCATCAGTTCGCCAATGCAGTGATCGAGCGCGGTGCAATGGGCGTAATAGCCGGCCAGATCAATGCGCGATTGCTTCTCATGCTCCGCCGGCACGTTCTCGCGCAGCTTCAGCGAAGCCGGGTCGTACATGTCGCGATATTCCTTCGGCGCGGTCTGATACGGATTGTGCGGCGGACCCCACGACAGTACCAGCGCGAACGGCTTGTCGCCCTTGGCGTGATCGCGAATGTATTTTTGCGCATCAGCCGTCTGTGCAAACGCGTCATATCCTTCCCAAAATTGTTTGGTCGGGTCATCCCCTTCAAAGTACGGCGAGTGGTTGTAGTCGTGCGTGCAGTCGAGCACTTTCCAATATTCGAATCCGTGCTGCCGCTCCTTGGGGATGTACGACTCGCGATGATTCCCGTCCAGGTGCCACTTACCGATGTATCCGGTCGTGTAACCGGCGGCGATCAGCGCGGGGGCGAGCGTCGTCGCATTGGTTTGCAGCGGCACGTCATTGAGAAAGACGCCATGCGTGAGCGGGCGCTGCCCCGTGATAAGCGAAGCGCGGAACGGGCAGCACACCGGCTGACTCGACACCGCGTTGAAAAGATCCGCCGACCGAGCCGCCAGCTTGTCGAGCTGAGGCGTCTTGACGTTGGGGTCCCCGGCGTAGCCCGTCGCCTGCGCCCGCCACATGTCGCCGAACACGATGAGGATGTTCGGCTTCTTCGCGGCGTCGACAGCGCCCGCAGCGACCAGTACGATTAACAGTGCGAGAAGTTGTTTCATGATTCGCATTTTACGCCGCCTTCGCGCATGAGAAAGCTCAGGGATGGCCATCCCTGAGCTTTCGGTGATTCGGTTCCGTGGATTATCCGCCGATTGTCAACCCGTTGACGTAGTCGACGAGTTCATTGTTCTTGGCGTCGATGGACTTCGTCAGGTCGTCGATCTGCTTCTGAAGCTTTTCGATCGTATCCTCTTCCTCCGAGAGCTTGGTGATGTAGCGCTTGCCGAGGGTCGAGTCATTGCCGACACTCGCCAGGTTCTTGCGCAGGCGGTCCTGGCCCTGCTGAATCTCATTGAGCTGGCGCTGCAGTTCGTTGCGCTGGCCTTGCAGACCCGCGAGCTCCTGCTTCATGGCGACCGCCTTCGCGAGGGCGTCCCGCACCTTGGCGTCGATCTGCTTCTGATTGATGTAGAACACGAGCATGTCGGGCGAGGAGGGAATGATTGCGATCGACTGCGTCATCGGCTGCTGTTCCTTGACGGAGAACTTGCCCGACTGACCGGCGTCGACGCCCACGCGGAAGCGGTACACGTTGGGCGTCTTCTCTTCGTACGCCTTGGGCTCGATCAGGTCGCGCCCGTTGTAGAATGGATGCTCGATGATCATTTCGCGCTTGACCTTGGCCTTGTTCTTGATGACGTAGTCCTGCTGGTAGGTGTTCATGCGCGTCACGTACAGCACGCCGCGCACAATCTTCACGCCGGTCATTTCCTGATCGTTCTTCATCGACGGATCGACCGTCACCGCCAGGTCGACCGCGTAGCTGAGCAGTCGCTTTTCATCGGGCGCCATGTGCCCGATCTGCGCGTCGCCGGCGTAGGCCCCGCCGTCAAACACGGTCACCGGCCCGCCCATGAGCTTGAACCCGGTGTCGTTGGTGAGGTACACGCCGTTGAGCGGATGCGTGGCGAGTTCCTGCTGGTTGTAGATGCTGACTTTCTCGGCCTTGATCTCCTTGTTGACGATCGGCAGCATGGCCGAGCGTCGTCGCGAGAGATTGATCGGATGCTGGAGCGTGTATTCGAAAAGCTCGCCGAGATCGCCCGCCGAAGCGATCGACTGCACGCCGCCGCTCAGGTCCACCTGCTTCTTCGCGGCGTCCTGCTGCATCGCCAGCCCGCGCCCCGCGAACCCGCCGTTTTGCGCCATCGCCCCCGGCGCCATCGGCGCCGCCGCCATCGCGGCCTTCTCCATCACCTTGCGCCGATCCGCCTGACGCTCCCGTTCTTCGCCGCCCTCCGCACGCAGGTTCGCCAGCTTGTCCGTCGCCTCGATGCCTTCGTCGTAGCGCTTGGGCGTCAGCGATGCGAAAAGCTCCGGCACGACGACCGGCCGCGGCACATACAGCGGCGTATACAGGTCCATCACGAACGACATCGGCCGACCGCTCACCAGCGACAGCGTCACATCCTTCCAGTCGCTGTCGCTCGTGTTCTCGACGATCGCCCAGCCCTGAAGCAGCGGCTTCTTCTCCGAAAGGTCCAGCCGATACGACGTCTTCCAGATCGGCGTCTCGACCAGATAGCCGACCCGCACGCGCCGCTCGCCTTCGCCGGCGAAGCGAATCTCGACGGGTTTGCGATCCTTGTCGCGCGACTGAACGAGCAGCGACAACGCCTGATTCAACTCCTGCTGAAGCTTCTGATCCGAGAGCGTCAGACTCTGCACGTTGTTCATGTTCACCGACCGGATGCCCGTCGGAGTCACCAGGTGCAGGATGTACTCCGTCACCGTCGCTTCGGGGTTGCCGATGACTTTCGTCTTGCTTTCGACGTTCAGAATGGATCCGGTGATCCTGTCCGGCGCTTCGATGACGACTTGCGCGCCGCGAAGCTGCGTGAGCAGTTCGGGCAGGGTGGGGTTGTCGGAGATGTCCACGCCGAAGCTGTGCAGCGCGCGTTCGATGGGCTCCTGCGACGGGTAGGACACGCTCGAGACGTTGCCCCCGTCCGCGTCCATGAGCACCATCGACTTGAGCACGTCATTGATCTGGTCGGCCTTGAACATGAGCTCCATGTTCGCATTGCCTTTGACCTTCCCGCTGTGCTCGAAGTAGCCGACGCCGCTGGAAAAGAGCACTGCCCGGGTGACAGGCAATTCAGTGTCCGGCTGCTGCTGCTGGCCGAAGGCCGCCGTGCCCAGAAGGGCGCCGATCATGACCCAAACCCAATGCCGCATCGCCATTTGCCTGCGCATCACGAAGCTCCTTGTGATCGATTGCATGGTGCCACCCTTCCAGACGCACAACACCCCGGGGCGTTCAAATCATTTTACGACAAAAAAGACAGGACGCACGGGCCAGCCGTGCGTCCTGCGTCAATTCAAACTGAACCGATCGATCACTCGCCGGCGTCGTCCTTGTCCTTGCCGGTCTTCGCACCGCCGGGACCGAAGCTGATCTTGTCGGTGCCGAGGATGTTGGCATGTGCATCCATGCCGCCGCGGGACGGCTGCACGCTGTCCGACGAACGGAACGATTCGCTGCCGCCCTCGGACTCGCCCGGAAGCTGAGCACGCTTCAGCGACAGGCCGATCTTGCGCTCTTCGACGTCGACGCGGAGGATCTTGACCTCCAGGTCCTCGCCGACCTTGACCACATCCTGCGGGTTCTCTACCTTGTGGTCCGCCAGCTCGGAGATATGGAGCAGGCCTTCCAGGTCCTCTTCGAGTTCGACGAACACGCCGAAGTTGGTGATCTTCGTGACCTTGCCGTGCACGACCATGCCCGGCTGATAGTGCGTCGGGATCGCTTCGATCCACGGGTCTTCGGAAAGCTGCTTGACGCCCAGACTGACGCGCTGCTTCTCCTGATCAACTTCGAGCACGATGCACTTGATCTCCTGACCCTTCTTAAGCAGCTCGTTGGGGTGAGCCACCTTCTTGGTCCACGACAGATCGCTGACGTGCAGCATGCCGTCGATGCCCGGCTCGATCTCGACGAAAGCGCCGTAGTTCGTGAGGTTCCGCACGATGCCGTCGATGACGGTGCCGGGCGGGTACTTGTCGGCGACAAGATCCCACGGGTTCACTTCCGCCTGCTTCATGCCCAGACTGATTTCCTGCTTGTCGCGGTTGATGTCGAGCACGACGACTTCGACCATGTCGCCGGCGTTGACGATCTCCGACGGGTGATTGACCCGGCGGGTCCACGACATTTCGCTGATGTGTACGAGGCCTTCGATGCCGTCCTCGAGCTTGACGAAGGCGCCGTAGCTGACGATGTTGACGACTTCGCCCTTGACCTTGGAGCTGATCGGGTACTTGTCCGCGATCGAGTCCCATGGATTGGCCTCACGCTGCTTGAGCCCCAGCGCGATCTTCTCCTTCTCGCGGTCGATCGAAAGCACCTTGACCTCGATCTCCTGATTGATGCTGAGCATCTCCGAAGGATGATTGACCCGGCCCCAGCTCATGTCCGTCACGTGCAGCAGGCCGTCGAGCCCGCCGATGTCCACGAACGCGCCGAAGTCGGCGATGTTTTTGACCACGCCCTTGACGAGATCGCCCTCGGTGAGCGTCGTGAGCAGTTTCTCGCGCTTCTCGGCCCGCTCCTCTTCGACGAGCTTACGGCGGGAGATGACGATGTTGCGGCGGTCGGTGTCGATCTTGAGGATCTTCGCCTTGATCTTCTTGCCGATGTACTCGCCGATGTCGGCGGGGCGGCGGATGTCCACCTGCGACGCCGGCAGGAACACCGGCACGCCGATGTCCACCAGCAGACCGCCCTTGATCTTCCGCATGACCTTGCCTTCGACTTCGTCGCCCTCGGCCTTCTCGGTGATGATCCGCTCCCAGCCGCGGATGCGATCGGCCTTGCGCTTCGATAGCTGAATCACGCCGTTCTCGGCTTCGAGATTCTCCAGCAGCACTTCGAACGTGCTCCCGAGCTTGATCTCCTCGAACTCGTCGAACTCGCTCTTGTTGACCAGGCCCTCGCTCTTGAAGCCGACGTCCACGACGACGTCATCGCCGGCGAAACCGACGACGCGCCCCGTGAGAATCTTGCCCCGCGTGATGTCCGAGACTTCGTCGCCGAGGAACGATGCAAGATCGTTGCCCAGCTCGTTGGCCTCGGTCATCAGCGCGTTGGCGCTTAACGCCTCATCTTCGAGTTCTTTGATCAGATTGAAATCAACCACAGACATGTCCTTTATGTGCATGCCTCGATGCCGGACATCCTGTCCGCGAGGCCGGCGACGAATCCCGAACGGGGTCGTCGCCCTGGTCTTTCCGGCCGCCGGATTCACACGAATCCGCTCCACGGCCCGGAGGGGAACCGGCCAGTATAGCAGGCCCGCCATAGCCGGGCCACTGAGCCGCTTCCGCGCCGAATCATGTACGTGGTACGACGAAAAATATGGCCAAATCGCTGGCAAATCGTTAAAAACACGCGAATTGGCCAGTGCAAGGTGGATCGACCCGATCGGGCCGTTACGATGCCGATACGGATGACTTTCACGGCCGGCCATCGCCGCGTGATCGTCGTATGATCGTCCCCGGTTCCCCTCATCATTCGTTTTCCCCCATTCAAAACCAAGGAGCTCGACCCAAGTGTGTGGCATTTGCGGTGAAGTGGCATTTGACGGCCTGCCGCCGGCGACGGATGTCGTCGGCGAAATGAATCGACGACTCACGCCCCGAGGCCCCGACGCCGAGGGACTCTACCGGCACAACGGCTCCATCTTCGGACATCGACGACTCGCCATCATCGACCTCTCCCCCAAGTCCGATCAACCGATGATCGACAAGAAACTCGGCCTCGGGATCGTCTACAACGGCGAAATCTACAACTACCGCGAACTGAAACGCGAGCTCTACCGCCTCGGGTACCACTTCTTTTCCGAAGGCGACACCGAAGTGCTGCTCAAGGCGTATCACGCTTGGGGCGAGTCGTTCGTCGAACAGCTCAATGGCATGTTCGCCTTCGCCATCTGGGATCAGAAGACCGGCCGCGTCGTCCTCGGGCGCGATCGGCTGGGCATCAAGCCG contains:
- a CDS encoding sulfatase-like hydrolase/transferase is translated as MRIMKQLLALLIVLVAAGAVDAAKKPNILIVFGDMWRAQATGYAGDPNVKTPQLDKLAARSADLFNAVSSQPVCCPFRASLITGQRPLTHGVFLNDVPLQTNATTLAPALIAAGYTTGYIGKWHLDGNHRESYIPKERQHGFEYWKVLDCTHDYNHSPYFEGDDPTKQFWEGYDAFAQTADAQKYIRDHAKGDKPFALVLSWGPPHNPYQTAPKEYRDMYDPASLKLRENVPAEHEKQSRIDLAGYYAHCTALDHCIGELMDTLRETGIERDTIVVFTSDHGAMLGSQGMIRKQKPWDESIRTPMLWHYPAGLGEDGKRIDTPMNSEDIMPTLLGLAGVPIPDTVEGLDYSGYMKGGDNPNKDNAALITCPAPFGEWTRARGGKEFRGVRTERYTYARDLNGPWLLYDNQTDPYQLRNLIDDPAANDLKTKLDALLTRRLAETHDDFKPAQVYIDRWHWKVQADGTAGYTK
- a CDS encoding 30S ribosomal protein S1, producing MVDFNLIKELEDEALSANALMTEANELGNDLASFLGDEVSDITRGKILTGRVVGFAGDDVVVDVGFKSEGLVNKSEFDEFEEIKLGSTFEVLLENLEAENGVIQLSKRKADRIRGWERIITEKAEGDEVEGKVMRKIKGGLLVDIGVPVFLPASQVDIRRPADIGEYIGKKIKAKILKIDTDRRNIVISRRKLVEEERAEKREKLLTTLTEGDLVKGVVKNIADFGAFVDIGGLDGLLHVTDMSWGRVNHPSEMLSINQEIEVKVLSIDREKEKIALGLKQREANPWDSIADKYPISSKVKGEVVNIVSYGAFVKLEDGIEGLVHISEMSWTRRVNHPSEIVNAGDMVEVVVLDINRDKQEISLGMKQAEVNPWDLVADKYPPGTVIDGIVRNLTNYGAFVEIEPGIDGMLHVSDLSWTKKVAHPNELLKKGQEIKCIVLEVDQEKQRVSLGVKQLSEDPWIEAIPTHYQPGMVVHGKVTKITNFGVFVELEEDLEGLLHISELADHKVENPQDVVKVGEDLEVKILRVDVEERKIGLSLKRAQLPGESEGGSESFRSSDSVQPSRGGMDAHANILGTDKISFGPGGAKTGKDKDDAGE
- a CDS encoding alpha-L-fucosidase encodes the protein MARLALALVLAQLAMNSMVLPVRAETPQQHATRMAWWREARFGMFVHWGVYAVPAGEYDGREVKGPSEWLMNNAPVPVGEYVKYASRFNPAKYDPAAWVAAAKAAGMKYIVITSKHHDGFCLWDSKVTDYDVVDATPYGKDLLAPLAAECRKQGLHFGVYYSIMDWHHPSQEPGGKNGQYSPTKMKDGKKPEYVAYMKAQLKELTDELSPEVFWFDGEWPDWWTEADGRDLYDYLLSLNPNVIVNNRVGKGRKGMEGLSKSDQQYAGDFGTPEQRIPPQGLPGVDWESCMTMNNSWGYKKTDHQFKSAPDLIRNLIDIASKGGNYLLNVGPTAEGEIPAESLDRLAAIGQWMTINGDAIHGSTASPFPAIPAWGRVTTGDHKLYLCVFDWPKDHQLVVPRLHNQVPGQYLISNPTGKIKLQPNIDSWTILLPDAAPDATASVVVMEIEGNTAPVTDEPFVVEQGTDGSITLAAHNATTHGKLVRYEPQPYKNTVGYWANPDDWYDWQFTVTKPGSFQVVIQQGCGKGNGGSDVSVTVDDQAIQFTVQDTGGFQNFIDRGIGIVTLDKPGPHTLAIHCLKKARSAVMDCRQVLLIPTK